The genomic stretch ATTGGTCTATAGTCTCTGATGCTACAGGCAGTTGGACTCTTTGGGATAAGAGTCACCACAGTTTTATTGAACTGGGGAAGAAGTACTCCTTTCTCAAAGAACTCATTAATGGCCCCTATCACATCCTTCTTGATAATTTGCCAactgtttttaaaaaatttggcACCATAGCCATCAATGCCTGGGCTTTTTTGATCTCCTATACCTTTCAGAGCTTTCTCAATTTCTGGAATAGTGATAGGATTCAGCAGGTATTTTCTTTGCTCCCAATTAACTTGAGTTCCTTTCCTCATAGCCTCTAAATCAATTTGGTGAAGGTGAGGACTATTAGCTCCCATAAGGTTGCCATAGAACTCAAGAACCTCCCTCTCAATATCTCTTTGCAGGGTGACAAAAGTCCCATCTTTTTTCTTCAGAATGGTGATATTCCTAGCCTGCTGTTTGGACTTAATGTATGCATGGAAAAAGGCAGTATTTTCATCACCATTTCGAAGCCAATCAATTTTGGACCTTTGTCTAAGGGTAGTATCCTCCAGGCTCCTCCATTTGATCACCTCAGAGGTTAGGTATTTAACATTTTCTATAAGTACCATGTCCATTCTATTCAGCATAAGGTTTGTTTGAGCAGCTAAGAGATCACTTTTGCACTTTGCCAGATTTTGCTGAATGTCATTTTTGGACCTATGCAGGGACCTCAGTGCTTTTTGCAGTCTCTGAAGCTTGTGCCACAGTTTAGACATTGGGCTCCCCCTGGCCGGTTTGTTCCAACTGTCACGAACAATATCATCATAGCCCTCTAATTCAGTCAAGTGATTACTGAATCTGAAAATTCTAGCCTTGGGGTGTTGCTTTTGAACACACACATGGAGCAGAGCATGATCTGAAATACTTGGCTGGAGGATATGGAGAGATGCATCACAGTTTTGTTGCAACCATTCAGTGTTAGCCAGAGTCCTGTCAATTCGAGAATAGATGGGATTAGCAGCCTAATTATTAAACCAAGTGTAGAAATCCCCCTTGCTATCCATTTCACTAAGACCTGTGGTATTCATCATTTGATGGAGATCCTCAAATTCTTATTCAGCCACCAGATTTCCACCCATACGATCTTGAGCAGTAAGAACATTGTTATAGTCTCCTATTGCACACCAAGGGCCCTGTTGAGACTTACGAATGTTTTCAAAGATATGCCATAAGTTCCTTCTCTGGTCGAGGTGGTTATGGGCATACACAGTTGTTAGCCAAAATCTAAAATGCCCTGCCTTATCATAGATTCCACAGTGGAGGTGTTGGCTGCTGCTATCAATTACTCGAAGATCAATCAGCCCATCATTCCAAACAATCCAGATTCTGCCATTACTATGGTTAGAATAGTTATCCACATATTTGCCAGGGAGGTTTAGCTTATTTCTAACCTTAGCAGCTTTGTTATTCTTTACCCGGGTTTCAATAATGATGCAAATCATGGGCCTAAGCTCTAGGAGACGGGAGCTAATCTCCCTGAACTTGCCAATCTTATTTAGCCCTCGAACGTTCCAGGATACAATCATAGGTTGCTGCTTAAGGCTGTTAGATGGTCATTCAAAACCTCTAACGCCTCAAAACCATTATCACAAGGAATAGAAGTAGAAGCCTCATTGTAAAATGCCGGATCATTTTTAATCTTGAATTTTCTAACAAGTTATTTTTCATACCCAATTAAATTACATCATCTTAAATAACTTGCTCCAACACTAAGAGCCATGATATACCAATGGAAGTTTTTAAATTGACGCACTAAAATTATTTCTTTgaccaaaaaaataataacatcaCAAATTATTTCAATCACACACCAGATACAAATTAAGTAAACAATGTTGCATGGTTTTCCAAAttctttttttgttattgttgctaTATTAGGCTTTCCACTCCAAATTCAGCCTTCTTCATGCTCCAAGCATTAAGTTGTGAGATAACCACACTTTGGCTTCCATCATTGAATACATAAAGATGAGCATCTTTATCTATAGCCAACAAGGGATAAACTCTACTTGTTATGCAAGCTTTCCCTCCATCTCCAAAACTCTCAATAATGGACCTATCAATCTGCATACAttaacacctcatatatatcaaaCTAGAAAGCACTTGATGAAAAAATGAACAACACTTATGAAGTTATGATAACAAAAAAACATACCAAGCTTCTAAGTGAAATTGTTTTGAGATTGGGATCAATGTCAAATATAGTTGCATATATTGTTTTGCCAAGGCCCTCTCTCAATGAAGACCTGTAAAGTGTACACAACTTAAGTTGCATGAGCTCTAGTCTCAATTGCATACTCGAATTTTAAAGATCTCAATCATTTGATAAAGATTTAACTGATTAATCTTTGTCTAATGATCGAGATCAAAATTGTGGCTGAGAAAAACTATTTCGCTCACATGAGAGATTCAATGTCATTATGAGATGAAATATATTTATTGCATGATAAATTTGGAGGTTAAAAAACACCTGCTCGTATCACTACACATTAAGCATATATATCGATCGACGACTCTAAATATTCTGAATGATATTGTAGTCTTCTCTGTCAGGTCTTTTGATGCTAAAGCTTGCAAACCAAATGGCCCTATCACGCCCTTTCTTGATGCATAATCTTCACTAGAGAGTACTTTGGGATCAACTTCACTTGGATCTAGTAACTCAGCACTGTGTAGATCAGGTAGCTCAAACAAGACTTCCACATCAACCTCGAAAAGTTCAATACAAAAATAATCACTATAAATGTATTAACAGAATCTGAGAAAACACAATGCATCAGTTTAATTGCATACCTGTGATGCAGTGATGCCTAAGACTTCAAGAGTTGATCCACCCTCAAGTTTCTTTCCTGCAATACTGATTTGTTTGTCTCTTAGATTTTCTACCTCTTCAATTGGCCACTGTATTAATCTCTTCCCACTTTTATCAAGCCAAAACTTCCTTGGAATTGCCTACATTGTAGAGAAACATTAATCACATAACCATTATCTAGACGGTGATATAAAAGATAGCGCAAAGTTTTAAATTGCAGTTGCAGTCGCATAGCAGTTCTTAATATTATGCAACTAAAATTGAATACCTGTAGTCCAGCCCATCCTTTTTCAATATCATCTTGTCTAGACTCAGTTTCTTCCACCCATGCCCATATTATTCTCCTGTTCTTAGCataatcaaaaaatgactttgaAGCAAAAAATTTACCATAGTCAAACCTCAAGTCATTCCATGTTCCGCTATATTTTTCATCGGGAATAAACTTATCCTGATCAGAATCAGATacatattttccaattaaatagtAATCGATATGCGTCCATTGATAGCTTATCTTCAAGACATGTCTAACACTCGAATTTTCCATAGATGTATCAACCCCATTTTCGCTATTGATATACACAGGAAAAAAATCTGGACATTCAATAACACCAGTACCTTGTGTTGCAAGAAAAGGATTAGGATCAACTGTCCAAGTAACAAAATCATCACTTTTGCCAAGAATAACTTTTCCTTCATCACCATTTTGAGCACCAATTATCACCCTCCATTTTCCATCTTTTCCTTTCCATGCAGTTGAAGGGTCTCGGAATTCACGCTCTTCGACTTCACTAGGTGCTGTCATCAAGGGATTTTGAGGGTGTTTTTCCCATTCCCTTAAGTAAGGGTCAGTTGGATCTTTTGGCATAGCTAAGTTTTGAACTTGATGTCTTTTTTCGTCGATTCCAGTGTACAACATAGCAGGTATATCACCTGGAAGTATAGTGGCTGAGCCTGAGAAGCAACTGTTGATGTCACCAGCAAAAGATGGAGTTATAGCATCATTGAGATGAGTCCAGTTTATGAGATCTTTGGATACAGAATGAGCCCATATCATTGTTTTACCAAAGGTTGCTCCATCAGGGTTATATTGGTAGAAGAAATGGTAAACTCCTTTGTAGTACAATGGTCCTGTCACACAAAAATTATGACTTAGTTAACTTAAGATTAATTTGTAACATATGAGAGATTCTTAACTAAATAAAGGTTAATTCGTACCATTAGGATCTGCATGATGAAGTGAATTTTGGTCAACAAAACATGTCAAATGATACAGAAAAAGAGTTAGATAAATGACATATTACACATGTTCAAAGAGTAAATAGAATATGAGTGCTTTTACCATTCATCCAATTTTTTGGGGGCTGAAAGTGGTACCAAGTTCTGTATGGCTGATCTGAATTGATGCTGTTTGAGGATACATCATCCTTTGTAATGTTCTCCATGATTATTGATAGAGCCAAGGTTATAGGAATATATATAATTATCAACCAGAACAAGATTGCAAATATGGTTTGGTTTGATCAaggactaatatatatatatatatatatatatatatatatatatatatatatatatatatatatatatatatatatatatatatatatatatatatatatatatatatatatatatatatatatatatatatatatatatatatatatataaaatacaatATTTTAATGAACTTAATTAGTCTTCCCCTTGGTGAATAGATCATGACAACatgtttaatatttataatgaatTGTAGACGCAACTGCATAAATTATTAGAATATAGACCCACTAGTGCAAACAATGTATTTATCTAAGACTTGACTTCCATAATCTTTATAAGAAACACATGGGAAATTTAAtataaagttttttaaaaaataagtgaatcgttatcgttttaaattattattttaatgataaaaatatcaaaatttattaaaaagtaGTAAAATTTATCATTGGTCTGAATTAATACTAAAAAGTAGTCAAATATATAAGTTTATTTGCCAACTGTCAAAAAATGGCTTACAAGGGGAAGTGTTTATATAGACTTTAATATTCTAGCTCTATCTTAAAACAAAGGATATCTACGACTAAATCATAAGTAATTCAGagagatgataataataataataataataaaattaatttatattatttttatcaatttatattttattatcataTTTATTGTTGATTtccaacaaaatatttaataattatgagtatattagtaaataaataattaaaatgatgggAAGAATTTCTGCATTAAACATGGCAGTTTATCACGGCATTAGCCTTCCTTCATATTTTGAGTGGACCAACATAAATATCCATTGAACTTCATATTCATATCTTGCATTGCATCTATTTAtttacatataaataaatattactatttatttataaatatatttaattaaattttttatttatcaaaaaaaatatcaaaaatatatttaagagtAGAAGTTTTTTTTTGGTAATTGAATAGAAGATTTTAAATAAGTACTCCCTTTTATTATAAATGGCTTTGGAAAAAAAATGTATCACAatataaattgttttataattttaattaataattaataatatttttttattatatccttaaatatttattattctctcttcttttaattatataaatttatctttcatgtattattaatgataatgaaagacaattttataaaaacagtcataattttttatttttataatacaatcattatttttttgatatatttttttaatatatgtgaaaaGTTAAAAACGATCTATAATAAAAGATTAGGTAGTAAATTTTTCATTCTATTTTGGTATCCTTTTTTAGGAAGAAAGAGAGTATTTAttgataaattaaacaaaaagtaaACGGACTAATTACTAAACAATAAGGGAAAATAGAAGTCATATTtgcattattatttattaaataaaaagtctTGGTCATTCTTTAACATATCTTTTAAT from Vicia villosa cultivar HV-30 ecotype Madison, WI linkage group LG4, Vvil1.0, whole genome shotgun sequence encodes the following:
- the LOC131600557 gene encoding beta-fructofuranosidase, insoluble isoenzyme CWINV1-like isoform X1, with product MENITKDDVSSNSINSDQPYRTWYHFQPPKNWMNDPNGPLYYKGVYHFFYQYNPDGATFGKTMIWAHSVSKDLINWTHLNDAITPSFAGDINSCFSGSATILPGDIPAMLYTGIDEKRHQVQNLAMPKDPTDPYLREWEKHPQNPLMTAPSEVEEREFRDPSTAWKGKDGKWRVIIGAQNGDEGKVILGKSDDFVTWTVDPNPFLATQGTGVIECPDFFPVYINSENGVDTSMENSSVRHVLKISYQWTHIDYYLIGKYVSDSDQDKFIPDEKYSGTWNDLRFDYGKFFASKSFFDYAKNRRIIWAWVEETESRQDDIEKGWAGLQAIPRKFWLDKSGKRLIQWPIEEVENLRDKQISIAGKKLEGGSTLEVLGITASQVDVEVLFELPDLHSAELLDPSEVDPKVLSSEDYASRKGVIGPFGLQALASKDLTEKTTISFRIFRVVDRYICLMCSDTSRSSLREGLGKTIYATIFDIDPNLKTISLRSLIDRSIIESFGDGGKACITSRVYPLLAIDKDAHLYVFNDGSQSVVISQLNAWSMKKAEFGVESLI
- the LOC131600557 gene encoding beta-fructofuranosidase, insoluble isoenzyme CWINV1-like isoform X2; its protein translation is MENITKDDVSSNSINSDQPYRTWYHFQPPKNWMNGPLYYKGVYHFFYQYNPDGATFGKTMIWAHSVSKDLINWTHLNDAITPSFAGDINSCFSGSATILPGDIPAMLYTGIDEKRHQVQNLAMPKDPTDPYLREWEKHPQNPLMTAPSEVEEREFRDPSTAWKGKDGKWRVIIGAQNGDEGKVILGKSDDFVTWTVDPNPFLATQGTGVIECPDFFPVYINSENGVDTSMENSSVRHVLKISYQWTHIDYYLIGKYVSDSDQDKFIPDEKYSGTWNDLRFDYGKFFASKSFFDYAKNRRIIWAWVEETESRQDDIEKGWAGLQAIPRKFWLDKSGKRLIQWPIEEVENLRDKQISIAGKKLEGGSTLEVLGITASQVDVEVLFELPDLHSAELLDPSEVDPKVLSSEDYASRKGVIGPFGLQALASKDLTEKTTISFRIFRVVDRYICLMCSDTSRSSLREGLGKTIYATIFDIDPNLKTISLRSLIDRSIIESFGDGGKACITSRVYPLLAIDKDAHLYVFNDGSQSVVISQLNAWSMKKAEFGVESLI